The following coding sequences lie in one Chionomys nivalis chromosome 8, mChiNiv1.1, whole genome shotgun sequence genomic window:
- the LOC130880320 gene encoding olfactory receptor 52H1-like: MNNLSCYNPTSFILVGIPGLEKFHIWIGIPFCVIYVVAIVGNCILLYLIAMEQSLHEPMFILLSMLASTDLILSTTTVPKLLGNLWFGSQEITFSGCLSQMFFLHFSFVVDSAILLAMAFDRYVAICLPLRYNTILTPQVILKSMVSIIVRSFLVILPVVFLLKRLPYCKTRVIPHTYCEHIGVARLSSADISINIWYGFSVPLMIVISDVILIAVSYIFILKAVFLLSSQGARQKALSTCGSHVCVILMFYTPAFFSILAHRFGHSVPRNVLILFANLYVAIPPALNPVVYGVKTKKIKDKFLLLFSLGKTQ, encoded by the coding sequence ATGAACAACCTAAGCTGTTACAACCCAACCTCCTTCATCCTTGTTGGGATACCTGGGTTGGAAAAGTTCCACATCTGGATCGGGATTCCCTTCTGTGTTATCTATGTTGTGGCCATTGTAGGCAACTGCATCCTCCTCTACCTGATTGCCATGGAGCAGAGCCTCCATGAGCCCATGTTTATACTCCTGTCCATGCTGGCCAGCACAGACCTCATCTTGTCCACTACCACAGTACCCAAACTGCTGGGGAACCTCTGGTTTGGCTCCCAAGAGATTACCTTCTCTGGTTGTCTCTCTCAGATGTTTTTTCTACACTTCAGCTTTGTAGTAGACTCTGCTATCCTGTTAGCCATGGCATTTGATCGCTATGTGGCTATCTGCTTGCCCTTGAGGTACAACACCATCCTGACCCCACAGGTCATTCTCAAGAGTATGGTGAGCATCATTGTGAGGAGCTTCTTGGTCATTCTGCCAGTTGTTTTCCTGCTGAAGCGGTTGCCATATTGCAAGACACGTGTTATCCCTCACACATATTGTGAGCATATAGGTGTTGCCAGGCTTTCCTCTGCAGACATCTCTATCAACATCTGGTACGGGTTTTCAGTTCCCCTCATGATTGTTATTTCCGATGTCATCCTGATTGCTGTATCCTACATCTTCATCCTCAAGGCAGTTTTCCTGCTCTCCTCCCAGGGTGCCCGCCAAAAGGCCCTGAGCACATGTGGGTCCCATGTCTGTGTGATCCTCATGTTCTACACACCTGCCTTCTTCTCCATCCTTGCTCACCGTTTTGGGCACAGTGTCCCTCGTAACGTTCTCATCTTATTCGCCAACCTCTATGTGGCCATCCCTCCTGCTCTAAATCCAGTTGTTTATGGAGTGAAGACCAAGAAGATCAAGGACaaattccttcttctcttctctttgggAAAGACACAATGA